The genomic region CTGCTTTAAGTGAACCAGTAGAGCCTATTATTTATTATCTAGATCCTGGTACACCAGAGCCTGTGCGTAGTGCCTTATTAGATGGAGCTGGCTGGTGGAATACCGCTTTTGAAACTGCAGGATATAAAAATGCATTTCAAGTAAAAATGTTACCCGATGGCGCAGATCCTATGGATTTAAGATATAATGTCATTCAATGGGTACACCGCAGCACACGAGGCTGGAGTTATGGCGCGAGCATTACGGATCCACGAACAGGCGAAATCATCAAAGGTCATGTAAGTCTAGGAAGTTTGCGTATAAGACAAGATTTTATGATCGCTCAAGGTTTACTTAAAGAACCTTTTAAAGATAGCGATGAGAACCACAATGAGATGATGGAACTAGCACTAGCACGTATCAGGCAATTAGGAGCTCATGAGGTAGGACACACGCTAGGCTTTGCCCATAATTTTGCTGCCAGTACTAATGATAGAGCTAGTGTGATGGATTATCCACATCCTAGATTAGATTTAGTTGATGGAGAAATAAGTCTTGAAGATGCTTATGATGAAGGAATGGGCGCATGGGATGATTTAACGGTTCAATATTCTTATGGAAACCCAGATAAGACTCAATCTGAAGTGCAATATTTAAAAGGTATTATTGATAAAGCTACTGCTCAAAATTTAAGATTTATATCAGACAGTGATTCTAGAGCTGCTGGTGGCGCACATGCTCAAGCTCATTTATGGGATAATGGAAGTCAACCTGGAGCAGAACTAGAGCGTATGCTAGAAATACGTCAAGTAGCGATGAATCAATTTAGTATTGATAACATCAGGACAGATGAGCCGCTAAGTGTGCTGGAAGATGTTTTTGTACCTGTTTATTATGGCCATCGTTATCAGGTAGAAGCAACCGCAAAATGGATAGGCGGAATGGAATACAACTATGCTACAAAAGGTGATCCTGTAGAAATGAGATATCTTTCAAAACAAGAACAAATGAGTGCTTTAAAAGCTCTTTTAAAAACTCTTGAGGTAGAACAATTAATGATACCGACTGATTTACTAGAGTTGTTCCCACCACGAGCTTATGGTTACTCTCGCGGTAGAGAAAGTTTTAAGAGTGAAGTAGGCGTGGCATTTGATCCATTGCATGCTGCTGCCAGTAGTGCAGACATGACATTGAGTTTCTTAATGCATCCACAGCGTGTGAATCGATTGGTTCAAATTAAAGCTATAGAGCCAGATAATCTAGGACTAAAAGAATTATTAGAAAACATAACCGAAGTAGTTTTTGAAAATGAAACCAATTCTAACTATCAAAATGCCATTGAGCAGCGCGTTCAAGAACGACTCGTCATGCAATTGATAAATGCTCATGCTAACTCACGAACAAATGTAGCGGCTAAAGGTTTGATCAGAAGTCAATTGTTAACCATCGACAAGAAACTTAAAAGACTTAAAAATGCCATGGCTCTAGAATTACGTTCTCAAATCGAGCAGTATTTTAAAGATCCAACTAAGTTTAAAGTCATCACATTACCTAGTTTACCGGATGGTAGTCCTATAGGTTGTGGTGAGTAGGTTTAATTTGTTTTCCCAACTCTTGTCAAATCCAACATATTCACTGCATTAGTTTCTAAACCGCTGACTTTTTTACTGATAAAACGTACACTTTCATCATAATAAAGAGGAACGATAGGAGCTTCACTTATAATGATAGAATCCATTTTTATATAGAGTTCTTTACGATCTGTAGCGTTAGGCAAGGTGAGTGCTTGCTCGTAAAACAGGTCGTATGTATCATTTTTAAAGTGCGTGTAGTTAGGTCCGTTAGGAGAGAAGTTTTTAGAATACCCTAGCGATAAATAATTCTCGGCATCGGGATAATCGGCAATCCAGCTCGAGCGGAAGATATCTAGTTTTCCAGCACTACGGGCTTGGCGTAATGTAGATGGTGGCATGACTTCTACAATTGTTTTCACACCTATTTTTTCAAGTTCTTTCTGAATGAATTCGCACAGGTCTAGATAATTAGCACCAGTGGTAATCGTAATTTCGGGATTAGTGTCACCAGTTTCAGTAATATATTGTTGTACTAATCGTTGTGCTTCATGGATATCATATTCATAACCTTTTACCACGCCACCAGCTGGTAGTCCGGCAGGAATGAGTCCGCTAGTTGCAGGAATACCTATATTGTTGCGCAGGTATTTGATCATCTTCTTTCTGTCAAATCCTTTATTAATCGCCTGTCTAATCAGTTTGTTTTGTAGTTCTGGAGTGTCGCTGTCTAGGTATAAACCTAGATATTCTGTATTTAAAAATGGAGCTTTT from Nonlabens arenilitoris harbors:
- a CDS encoding zinc-dependent metalloprotease, with amino-acid sequence MKRILFISTLVLFYSAFAKAQSQSSKQEFKGYYNFTYSEDKGNILLEVKDLDKEFLYVYSLSTGLGSNDIGLDRGKLGDGVVVKWVKSGHKLLLMQPNLKYRASSDNEKERASINQAFAQSVLYGFEIKSQKDGVYTIDITSFLMQDTFGVAATLKRNKEGTYKVDKSRSALWMENTKSFPENSEFEAMLTFTGTPTGRNLRSVAPDAKAITVIQHHSFVKLPDAGYQPRVFHPRSGSFYVSYMDYSTPVYEPIQKRFITRHRLEKKNPDAALSEPVEPIIYYLDPGTPEPVRSALLDGAGWWNTAFETAGYKNAFQVKMLPDGADPMDLRYNVIQWVHRSTRGWSYGASITDPRTGEIIKGHVSLGSLRIRQDFMIAQGLLKEPFKDSDENHNEMMELALARIRQLGAHEVGHTLGFAHNFAASTNDRASVMDYPHPRLDLVDGEISLEDAYDEGMGAWDDLTVQYSYGNPDKTQSEVQYLKGIIDKATAQNLRFISDSDSRAAGGAHAQAHLWDNGSQPGAELERMLEIRQVAMNQFSIDNIRTDEPLSVLEDVFVPVYYGHRYQVEATAKWIGGMEYNYATKGDPVEMRYLSKQEQMSALKALLKTLEVEQLMIPTDLLELFPPRAYGYSRGRESFKSEVGVAFDPLHAAASSADMTLSFLMHPQRVNRLVQIKAIEPDNLGLKELLENITEVVFENETNSNYQNAIEQRVQERLVMQLINAHANSRTNVAAKGLIRSQLLTIDKKLKRLKNAMALELRSQIEQYFKDPTKFKVITLPSLPDGSPIGCGE